In a single window of the Pseudogemmatithrix spongiicola genome:
- a CDS encoding HNH endonuclease: MSHRGVHHIALARAPRGLSRNARRVLHQQHKRQVKRATFRDCGRRCVYCGTGLGLENATLDHVIPLSRGGSHHPGNLVSACQACNQRKGSLLPTEFFARYPVAGQNFMRYARAVHRQLKRGARRAVSLHFAQAA; this comes from the coding sequence ATGTCACATCGGGGCGTCCACCACATCGCTCTCGCCCGCGCCCCGCGCGGGCTTTCCCGCAACGCTCGCCGCGTGCTGCACCAGCAGCACAAGCGCCAGGTCAAGCGTGCGACCTTCCGGGATTGTGGACGTCGCTGTGTGTACTGCGGAACCGGCTTGGGACTGGAAAACGCCACGCTGGATCATGTAATCCCGCTCTCGCGCGGCGGATCGCATCACCCCGGCAACCTCGTCTCGGCCTGCCAGGCCTGCAACCAACGCAAAGGCTCGTTGCTACCGACAGAATTCTTCGCCCGGTATCCGGTGGCCGGGCAGAACTTCATGCGGTATGCACGAGCGGTGCACCGGCAGCTCAAGAGAGGGGCACGAAGGGCGGTGAGTCTACATTTTGCTCAAGCGGCCTAA
- a CDS encoding alpha-ketoacid dehydrogenase subunit alpha/beta codes for MATSAKARRATHGLTKDQLLAAYRTMLLSRRLDDKEIQLKRQNKIFFQISGAGHEAVLTAAGLVFKPGYDWFYMYYRDRALCLQLGMTGAEMLYSAVGAAIDPNSGGRQMPSHWGHKRLNIVSTSSPTGTQFLQAVGSAEASVRAKALGISEGFEKDEVVFVSTGDGTTSQGEFWESLNTACNLKLPVVYLVEDNGYAISVPVEVNTAGGSISKLVASFPDLYIQEVDGCDLLASYEVMQKAVDYARQRKGPALVHAKVIRPYSHSLSDDEVMYRPDAEREADAARDPITNYPKWLVDEGYCTDADIKAIQESVDAEVLAATDDALAQPQPDPSTVHFAVFSPDVDPTSEQFDTEDDPQFSGDPTTMVDLLNACMKDEMRRDPKILMFGEDVADVSREEYLGKVKGKGGVFKVTWGLQKEFGGTRVYNSPLAEANIVGRAIGLALRGFKPVIEVQFFDYIWTAYMQLRDELATMRWRSNNMFAAPMVVRTTYGGYIRGAIYHSQTGASLFTHCPGLRVVCPSNALDANGLLRTAIRSDDPVIFLEHKHLYRQTYNKAAYPGPNFMIPFGKAKIVKEGSDVTVVTYGATVQRALVAAKQIEEEKGISVEVIDLRTLSPWDKEAVYASVKKTSRVIVAYEDSISWGVGAEIAARIADDCFAWLDAPVKRVASTDTFVGYAPSLEDAILPQIADFTRAYEEIVGF; via the coding sequence ATGGCCACCTCCGCCAAGGCCCGTCGCGCCACGCACGGCCTCACGAAGGACCAACTGCTCGCTGCCTACCGCACGATGCTCCTGTCGCGTCGCCTCGACGACAAGGAGATCCAGCTCAAGCGGCAGAACAAGATCTTCTTCCAGATCTCCGGCGCCGGCCATGAGGCCGTGCTGACGGCTGCGGGCCTGGTCTTCAAGCCCGGCTACGACTGGTTCTACATGTATTACCGCGACCGTGCCCTCTGCCTGCAGCTGGGCATGACGGGCGCCGAGATGCTGTACTCGGCGGTCGGCGCAGCCATCGATCCCAACTCGGGCGGCCGTCAAATGCCGTCCCATTGGGGCCATAAGCGGCTCAACATCGTCTCCACCTCCTCGCCGACGGGGACACAGTTCCTGCAGGCCGTGGGCTCGGCCGAGGCGTCGGTGCGCGCCAAGGCGCTGGGCATCAGCGAAGGCTTCGAGAAGGACGAGGTCGTCTTCGTCTCCACGGGTGACGGCACCACGTCGCAGGGCGAGTTCTGGGAATCGCTGAACACGGCCTGCAACCTGAAGCTGCCCGTGGTCTACCTCGTCGAGGACAACGGCTACGCGATCTCCGTACCGGTCGAGGTCAACACGGCGGGCGGCTCGATCAGCAAGCTCGTCGCGAGCTTCCCGGACCTCTACATCCAGGAAGTGGACGGCTGCGACCTGCTCGCGTCGTACGAGGTGATGCAGAAGGCCGTCGACTACGCGCGTCAGCGGAAGGGCCCGGCCCTCGTGCACGCGAAGGTGATTCGTCCGTACTCGCACTCGCTGTCGGACGACGAGGTGATGTACCGCCCGGACGCCGAGCGCGAGGCCGATGCGGCGCGCGATCCGATCACGAACTATCCGAAGTGGCTGGTGGACGAAGGCTACTGCACGGACGCGGACATCAAGGCGATCCAGGAGTCCGTGGACGCCGAGGTGCTCGCCGCCACCGACGACGCGCTCGCGCAGCCGCAGCCGGATCCGAGCACCGTGCACTTCGCCGTGTTCTCGCCGGACGTGGACCCGACCAGCGAGCAGTTCGACACCGAGGACGACCCGCAGTTCTCCGGCGATCCCACGACGATGGTGGACCTGCTCAACGCCTGCATGAAGGACGAGATGCGGCGTGACCCGAAGATCCTGATGTTCGGCGAGGACGTGGCCGACGTCTCGCGCGAGGAGTACCTCGGCAAGGTCAAGGGCAAGGGCGGCGTCTTCAAGGTCACGTGGGGATTGCAGAAGGAGTTCGGCGGCACGCGCGTGTACAACTCGCCGCTGGCCGAAGCGAACATCGTCGGCCGCGCGATCGGCCTGGCGCTGCGCGGCTTCAAGCCGGTGATCGAGGTCCAGTTCTTCGATTACATCTGGACCGCCTACATGCAGCTGCGCGACGAGCTCGCGACCATGCGCTGGCGTTCAAACAACATGTTCGCGGCGCCGATGGTCGTGCGCACGACCTACGGCGGCTACATCCGCGGCGCGATTTACCACTCGCAGACGGGCGCCTCGCTGTTCACGCACTGCCCGGGCCTGCGTGTGGTCTGCCCGAGCAACGCGCTCGACGCCAACGGCCTGCTGCGCACGGCGATCCGTTCGGACGATCCGGTGATCTTCCTCGAGCACAAGCATCTCTACCGCCAGACGTACAACAAGGCCGCGTATCCCGGCCCGAACTTCATGATCCCCTTCGGCAAGGCGAAGATCGTGAAGGAAGGCTCGGATGTGACGGTGGTGACCTACGGCGCGACGGTGCAGCGCGCGCTGGTGGCGGCCAAGCAGATCGAAGAGGAGAAGGGCATCAGCGTCGAGGTGATCGACCTGCGCACGCTCTCGCCCTGGGACAAGGAAGCGGTGTACGCGTCGGTCAAGAAGACCTCGCGCGTGATCGTCGCCTACGAGGATTCCATCTCATGGGGCGTGGGTGCGGAGATCGCGGCGCGCATCGCGGATGATTGCTTCGCCTGGCTGGATGCGCCGGTGAAGCGCGTGGCGTCCACGGACACGTTTGTCGGCTACGCGCCGAGCCTCGAGGATGCGATCCTGCCGCAGATTGCGGACTTCACGCGGGCGTATGAGGAGATCGTGGGATTCTAG
- a CDS encoding TonB-dependent receptor plug domain-containing protein, which yields MPRALHLATALTLVAGTLGAQVAPDSAARRDSIAALQALQVRAAYTPRVVGSAASATIMPDSLPLAAAAPSMGEMLRRLPFLYVRQNSRGENELSIRGSESRQAAVLFEGVPLTLTWDARADVSAIPLAGVQQLHYVRGLSSLLSGPNAIGGVVSATLWTDHDGERAPARLARAELQADQFGGTRSTATFGRALRHSATSSLQYRFGAGLRDLPGLARPHGVTEPGRDEPLRLNTDTRAIDAFAGLRYEHEQGRYLSGFATITDGERGVAPELHIDTPRLWRNPDVRRVIGGLSAGTGALRNGLGIGDAEVSLGLNDGRTLIHSYADRSYASVTGTELGEDRTATLRVTFDQQVGQRLVVRGAFTESWVRYLETINAAPALEYRQRLSSAATELDFRPSAALTLSAGVSQDAATTDEAGGRPPLGRKDGVGWRAGGTWVLAEQGLRVHASASQRKRFPALRELYSGALDRFEPNPALRPETAHSAEVGAGFIRARFDVQTVVFRQQIDNAVVRITLPSARFQRVNRDRFTSSGVELTAGTMLGRAALRGDVTLQQARIADATVFDPDLRRPEDVPEVFGSLQAVMPVGRGVEAQARMRALGATRCTNPDSNRPERQGGARAVDLGIERRWGSAARIFGRITAALQLENAFDAAIYDKCGLPQAGRTLRLSVRLG from the coding sequence TTGCCGCGCGCACTTCATCTCGCGACCGCGCTGACACTCGTTGCCGGCACATTGGGCGCACAAGTCGCGCCTGATTCCGCCGCGCGGCGCGACTCGATCGCGGCACTGCAAGCGCTACAGGTCCGCGCGGCCTACACGCCGCGGGTGGTGGGAAGCGCGGCATCGGCGACAATCATGCCCGACTCGCTGCCGCTGGCCGCGGCCGCGCCGTCGATGGGCGAGATGCTGCGTCGGCTGCCGTTCCTGTACGTGCGGCAGAACTCGCGCGGCGAGAATGAACTCTCGATCCGCGGCTCGGAGTCGCGCCAGGCGGCTGTCCTCTTCGAGGGCGTACCGCTCACGCTGACCTGGGATGCACGCGCCGACGTATCGGCGATTCCGTTGGCCGGCGTGCAGCAGCTGCACTATGTGCGCGGGTTGTCATCGCTGCTGTCGGGGCCCAATGCGATCGGCGGCGTGGTGTCGGCGACGCTCTGGACGGACCACGACGGCGAACGTGCGCCCGCGCGCCTCGCGCGGGCGGAGCTGCAGGCCGACCAGTTCGGCGGCACGCGCTCGACCGCGACGTTCGGTAGAGCGTTGCGACACTCTGCGACCAGTTCACTGCAGTACCGCTTTGGCGCCGGTCTGCGCGACCTGCCCGGCCTCGCGCGCCCGCACGGCGTCACGGAGCCCGGGCGTGATGAGCCGTTGCGTCTCAACACAGACACCCGCGCCATCGACGCCTTTGCGGGCCTGCGCTACGAGCACGAGCAGGGGCGCTATCTCTCCGGCTTTGCCACCATCACCGATGGCGAGCGCGGAGTGGCGCCCGAGCTGCACATCGACACGCCGCGGCTCTGGCGGAACCCCGACGTGCGCCGCGTGATCGGCGGCCTCTCGGCGGGCACCGGCGCCCTGCGCAATGGACTCGGCATCGGCGACGCCGAAGTCTCCCTGGGGCTCAACGACGGCCGCACGCTGATTCACAGCTACGCGGACCGCAGCTACGCATCCGTGACCGGCACCGAACTCGGCGAAGATCGCACGGCCACCCTGCGCGTCACCTTCGACCAGCAAGTCGGGCAACGGCTCGTGGTGCGCGGGGCGTTCACGGAGTCGTGGGTGCGCTATCTCGAGACCATCAACGCGGCACCTGCGCTCGAGTATCGCCAGCGCCTCTCGAGTGCCGCCACGGAGCTCGATTTCCGCCCGTCAGCAGCGCTGACGCTATCGGCAGGCGTCTCGCAAGATGCCGCGACGACGGACGAGGCCGGCGGACGCCCGCCGCTCGGCCGCAAAGATGGCGTGGGTTGGCGCGCCGGCGGTACCTGGGTGCTCGCCGAGCAGGGGCTGCGGGTGCATGCATCGGCGAGCCAACGCAAGCGATTCCCGGCCCTGCGCGAACTGTACTCGGGGGCCCTAGATCGATTCGAGCCGAATCCCGCGCTCCGTCCGGAGACGGCGCACAGCGCGGAGGTCGGCGCCGGCTTCATTCGCGCGCGCTTCGACGTGCAGACCGTGGTGTTCCGCCAACAGATTGACAACGCCGTCGTGCGCATCACGCTGCCGAGTGCACGCTTCCAGCGCGTCAACCGCGATCGCTTCACCAGCAGCGGCGTTGAGTTGACGGCCGGCACGATGCTCGGCCGTGCGGCACTGCGTGGCGATGTCACGCTGCAGCAGGCGCGCATCGCGGACGCGACGGTGTTCGATCCGGATCTGCGCCGCCCAGAGGATGTGCCGGAAGTGTTCGGTTCCCTGCAGGCCGTGATGCCCGTCGGCCGCGGCGTCGAAGCGCAGGCGCGCATGCGGGCACTCGGGGCGACGCGCTGCACCAACCCCGACTCGAACCGGCCCGAGCGGCAGGGCGGTGCGCGGGCGGTGGATCTCGGCATCGAACGGCGCTGGGGCAGTGCGGCGCGGATATTCGGGCGCATCACCGCGGCGCTGCAGCTCGAGAACGCCTTCGACGCGGCGATCTACGACAAGTGCGGCCTCCCGCAGGCCGGGCGCACGCTGCGCCTGAGTGTACGCCTCGGATGA
- a CDS encoding zinc metalloprotease HtpX, whose product MNNVKVFALMAAMTALLGAVGGVVGGQSGLVMALLFAGVMNVFMYWNSSKMVLKMYRAQVVDRAQAPELYEMTDRLRQRAGLPMPTLAIAPHDQPNAFATGRNEENAVVCVTEGLLKLVNRDELEGVIAHELAHIKNRDMLLQTITATMAGAISSLGQMALWFGGRDEEGNSNIVGAMVMFFVAPLAAALIQSAISRQREFKADAVGAEISGKPLALASSLQKLEAYAKRIPMDVAPAAAALAISNPLSALGGGMMSLFSTHPATELRVAKLQAMA is encoded by the coding sequence ATGAACAACGTGAAGGTCTTCGCATTGATGGCAGCCATGACCGCCCTTCTCGGTGCGGTGGGTGGAGTCGTCGGAGGCCAGAGCGGGTTGGTGATGGCGCTGCTGTTCGCCGGCGTCATGAACGTCTTCATGTACTGGAACAGCTCGAAGATGGTGCTCAAGATGTACCGGGCGCAGGTCGTGGACCGCGCCCAGGCGCCCGAGCTGTATGAGATGACGGATCGGCTGCGCCAGCGCGCTGGCCTGCCGATGCCGACGCTGGCGATTGCGCCGCACGACCAGCCCAACGCGTTCGCGACGGGTCGCAACGAGGAGAACGCCGTCGTCTGCGTCACGGAAGGGCTGCTCAAGCTCGTGAACCGCGACGAACTGGAGGGCGTGATCGCGCACGAGCTGGCGCACATCAAGAACCGCGACATGCTGCTGCAGACGATCACGGCCACCATGGCGGGCGCAATCTCCTCGCTGGGCCAGATGGCGCTGTGGTTCGGCGGCCGCGACGAGGAGGGCAACTCCAACATCGTCGGTGCGATGGTGATGTTCTTCGTGGCGCCGCTGGCGGCCGCGTTGATCCAGTCGGCGATCTCGCGTCAGCGTGAGTTCAAGGCCGATGCGGTCGGCGCCGAAATCAGCGGCAAGCCGCTGGCGCTCGCCAGTTCGCTGCAGAAGCTGGAGGCCTACGCGAAGCGGATCCCGATGGACGTCGCACCGGCCGCAGCGGCCTTGGCGATCTCCAATCCGCTCTCGGCGCTTGGCGGCGGCATGATGTCGCTGTTCTCGACGCATCCGGCCACGGAGCTGCGCGTCGCGAAACTGCAGGCGATGGCGTAA
- a CDS encoding (2Fe-2S) ferredoxin domain-containing protein, giving the protein MSERHPLQGLMEPYTRHVLVCVGGYCARDRGGRAIYSQLARLLEREGLLFGPTRVKRSEAPCLGVCTGGPIVVVYPEGTWYAGVTPELLERIVVEHLKGGQEVREAVFHRLAEPPAP; this is encoded by the coding sequence ATGTCTGAGCGGCATCCCCTGCAGGGATTGATGGAGCCGTACACGCGCCACGTGCTCGTGTGCGTCGGCGGCTATTGCGCGCGCGATCGCGGAGGGCGCGCCATCTATTCCCAACTCGCGCGCTTGCTGGAACGCGAAGGCCTGCTCTTCGGCCCCACGCGGGTGAAGCGCAGCGAGGCGCCCTGTCTCGGTGTGTGTACCGGAGGTCCGATTGTCGTCGTGTACCCTGAGGGCACGTGGTATGCCGGCGTCACGCCGGAGCTGCTCGAACGCATCGTCGTCGAGCATCTGAAGGGCGGACAAGAGGTCCGCGAGGCCGTGTTCCATCGGCTCGCGGAGCCTCCTGCGCCCTGA
- a CDS encoding (2Fe-2S) ferredoxin domain-containing protein, with product MSQYQKHAFVCTSGKTCKAADSQLTFEALKHACRDAGIAQQVRVNHAGCFAQCGHGPMVVVYPENTWYHGVTVEKAQRIFSEHLIGGAVVEQFRYVAPPGDNKLPGT from the coding sequence ATGTCCCAATACCAGAAACACGCCTTCGTCTGCACCTCTGGCAAGACCTGCAAGGCCGCCGATTCGCAGCTCACCTTCGAGGCGCTCAAGCATGCTTGCCGCGATGCGGGCATCGCGCAGCAGGTCCGCGTGAACCATGCCGGCTGCTTCGCGCAATGCGGACACGGACCGATGGTCGTGGTGTACCCCGAGAACACCTGGTACCACGGCGTCACGGTCGAGAAGGCGCAGCGGATCTTCAGCGAACATCTCATCGGCGGCGCCGTCGTCGAGCAATTCCGGTACGTCGCGCCGCCGGGCGACAACAAGCTGCCAGGCACCTGA
- a CDS encoding tRNA-binding protein, whose product MATPEEFFAIDMRVGTVLAAEPFPEARKPSIKLEIDFGPELGVKRSSAQLTKRYTPEALVGRQVVAAVNLGERRIAGFKSEVLVLGAMPDPTDVVLLQVNVPVENGTRIG is encoded by the coding sequence ATGGCCACCCCCGAAGAGTTCTTTGCCATCGACATGCGGGTCGGGACGGTGCTCGCCGCCGAGCCGTTTCCGGAGGCTCGGAAGCCGTCCATCAAGCTGGAAATCGACTTCGGCCCGGAGCTGGGGGTGAAGCGGTCTTCGGCCCAGCTCACGAAGCGCTACACGCCGGAAGCCTTGGTCGGACGGCAGGTCGTCGCGGCCGTGAACCTCGGCGAGCGCCGCATCGCCGGCTTCAAGAGCGAGGTGCTGGTCCTCGGCGCGATGCCGGACCCCACGGACGTCGTGCTGCTGCAGGTCAACGTTCCCGTCGAGAACGGGACCAGAATCGGATGA